One segment of Cohaesibacter intestini DNA contains the following:
- the nth gene encoding endonuclease III, translating into MRTLTDQADDTTPAPKPAKQKGAKAAKSPIAAKKKPAAKKPVRRRKWSKMPKEDIEALFDRFSRQRPNPRGELDYTNAYTLLVAVVLSAQATDVGVNKATGPLFAVADSPEKMVALGEDVVRDYIKTIGLYRNKAKNVILLSQKLIDEFGGEVPADRDALVSLPGVGRKTANVVLNIFFGQPTIAVDTHIFRLANRLELAPGKNVDEVELALEKVIPDPYVRHSHHWLILHGRYVCKARKPDCKQCIVADLCRFKDKTYSVPAPIVVLDSYENKLSEPNKTGEVL; encoded by the coding sequence ATGAGGACCTTGACCGACCAAGCGGACGACACAACGCCTGCCCCAAAGCCAGCAAAGCAAAAAGGAGCAAAAGCGGCAAAATCCCCGATTGCTGCGAAGAAAAAACCAGCGGCTAAGAAGCCTGTGCGGCGGCGCAAGTGGAGCAAGATGCCCAAAGAGGATATCGAGGCGCTGTTTGATCGTTTCTCGCGCCAGCGGCCCAATCCGCGCGGCGAACTCGATTATACCAACGCCTACACCTTGCTGGTGGCGGTGGTTCTGTCAGCACAGGCCACCGATGTGGGGGTCAATAAGGCGACGGGACCGCTCTTTGCTGTGGCCGACAGCCCGGAAAAGATGGTGGCGCTCGGCGAAGATGTGGTCCGGGATTATATCAAGACCATCGGGCTTTATCGCAACAAGGCCAAGAATGTCATTCTGCTCAGTCAGAAATTGATCGACGAATTTGGTGGTGAGGTGCCTGCGGACCGCGATGCCTTGGTCAGTTTGCCCGGCGTGGGGCGGAAAACCGCCAATGTGGTGCTGAATATCTTTTTCGGTCAGCCGACCATCGCGGTCGACACGCATATTTTCCGGCTGGCCAACCGGTTGGAACTGGCACCGGGCAAAAATGTCGATGAGGTGGAATTGGCGCTCGAGAAGGTCATCCCAGACCCTTATGTCCGGCATTCCCACCATTGGCTGATCCTGCATGGGCGCTATGTCTGCAAGGCCCGCAAGCCCGACTGCAAGCAATGCATCGTTGCTGATCTCTGCCGTTTCAAGGACAAGACCTATTCGGTGCCCGCACCGATTGTGGTGCTGGATTCCTATGAAAACAAGCTGAGCGAGCCGAACAAGACCGGAGAAGTGCTCTAG
- a CDS encoding sulfate transporter family protein, with translation MFASALLAFNQLFTKPFRSVLWKMLGITLLLLALVWVGMREGIEYMLTLEDFLPGWAEAAAAIITSLGLFFGLWFLIIPVSTVVASLFLDEVSRTVEDRHYPHEANGRDLPLGEAIIQTLRFLGVVIGVNLIVLLLIPFLGLGVPLFFIANGYLLGREYFEQAALRFRSRAEVKELRSRYGGRIFIAGLLIAGFIAVPLLNLLTPLFATAFMVHVHKRLTGSKPVNTD, from the coding sequence ATGTTTGCCTCAGCCCTCCTGGCCTTCAATCAGCTTTTCACCAAGCCGTTCCGCTCTGTCCTTTGGAAAATGCTCGGCATCACCTTGCTGCTGCTGGCGCTTGTCTGGGTGGGCATGCGTGAAGGCATCGAATATATGCTGACGTTGGAAGATTTCTTGCCCGGATGGGCAGAGGCCGCGGCGGCCATCATCACGTCTCTGGGGCTGTTTTTCGGTCTCTGGTTTCTGATTATCCCGGTTTCCACCGTCGTTGCCAGTCTGTTTCTCGATGAAGTCAGCCGCACCGTCGAAGATCGGCACTATCCCCACGAAGCCAATGGCCGCGATTTACCGCTCGGCGAGGCAATCATCCAGACCTTGCGCTTTCTGGGGGTGGTCATCGGCGTCAACCTGATCGTGCTATTGCTGATCCCGTTCCTCGGACTTGGCGTGCCGCTCTTTTTCATCGCCAACGGCTATTTGCTGGGCCGTGAATATTTCGAGCAGGCCGCCTTGCGCTTTCGGTCCCGCGCCGAAGTCAAGGAGCTGCGCAGCCGTTATGGCGGCCGGATCTTCATTGCTGGCCTGCTGATTGCCGGCTTCATCGCTGTGCCTTTGTTGAACCTGCTGACCCCGCTTTTTGCCACCGCCTTCATGGTCCATGTCCACAAAAGGCTGACCGGATCCAAGCCGGTCAACACCGATTGA
- a CDS encoding adenosine kinase → MTAAKYDILGIGNAIVDVLSRTDDDFLVAEDLHKGSMNLIDAERAEYLYARMGPAIEASGGSAGNTIFGIASLGGHPAYFGKVANDQLGSIFTHDMRSLGAHFDTAPLKDGAPTARSMILITPDGERTMNTYLGACVELGEEDIDPDVVANSGITYMEGYLWDKENAKNAFRKAARIAHEAGREVSITLSDSFCVDRFRSEFLDLIQSKQVDILFANEPEVKALYQTADRATALNALRKDAKLAAITLGSEGSVVVSGDETIYVEACKIRELVDTTGAGDLYASGFLFGLSKGFSLEKCATLGNFCAAEVIQHIGPRPEHDMKQAAEQAGLL, encoded by the coding sequence ATGACAGCAGCAAAATATGACATTTTGGGAATCGGGAATGCAATCGTTGACGTGCTTTCGCGCACCGATGATGACTTCCTCGTTGCAGAAGATCTGCATAAGGGATCGATGAACCTGATTGATGCTGAGCGTGCCGAATATCTCTATGCCCGCATGGGTCCGGCGATTGAGGCATCCGGTGGCAGCGCAGGCAACACCATTTTCGGGATTGCCAGCCTTGGCGGTCATCCGGCCTATTTCGGCAAGGTTGCCAACGATCAGCTGGGCAGCATCTTCACCCACGACATGCGGTCGCTGGGTGCGCATTTCGACACAGCTCCGCTTAAAGATGGTGCGCCAACTGCCCGCTCGATGATCCTGATCACCCCGGATGGCGAGCGGACGATGAATACCTATCTCGGTGCCTGTGTGGAACTGGGCGAAGAGGATATCGACCCGGATGTGGTCGCCAATTCCGGCATCACCTATATGGAAGGCTATTTGTGGGACAAGGAAAATGCCAAAAATGCCTTCCGCAAGGCTGCCCGCATTGCCCATGAAGCAGGCCGTGAGGTGTCCATTACCCTGTCGGACAGCTTCTGTGTGGATCGCTTCCGTAGTGAGTTTCTTGATCTGATCCAGAGCAAGCAGGTGGATATCCTGTTTGCCAACGAGCCGGAAGTAAAAGCGCTTTATCAGACTGCTGATCGGGCGACGGCGCTCAATGCCTTGCGCAAGGATGCCAAGCTTGCGGCCATCACATTGGGCAGCGAAGGGTCTGTCGTGGTATCAGGCGATGAGACCATTTATGTCGAAGCCTGCAAAATCCGCGAGCTGGTGGATACCACCGGGGCAGGGGATCTTTATGCCTCCGGCTTCCTGTTTGGCCTGTCGAAAGGCTTCAGCCTTGAGAAATGCGCCACCCTTGGCAATTTCTGCGCCGCTGAGGTCATCCAGCATATTGGCCCACGGCCGGAGCATGACATGAAGCAGGCAGCCGAGCAGGCAGGCTTGCTCTAA
- the coaA gene encoding type I pantothenate kinase produces the protein MEQMARRNLSPYRAFTNEEWATLRADTPMTLTNVDLERIKSLHEPISLEEVEEIYLPLSRLLSYYVEFAKGLNNATQHFLGTNEPKTPFIIGVAGSVSVGKSTTARLLQALLSRWPASPKVDLVTTDGFLLPNAVLNAEDLMQRKGFPESYDRTAILQFLTDIKTGKRNVRAPVYSHFYYDVMPDEAVIIDQPDILILEGLNVLQTGLLPNDGKAIPFVSDFFDFSIYIDAEEDMLHRWYIERFKRLRETAFRDPGSYFHRYSTLTDEEAEETANRLWTTINLVNLRDNIFPTRPRADLVLGKDETHAIKTVLLRKL, from the coding sequence ATGGAACAAATGGCACGGCGGAATCTGTCCCCCTATCGTGCATTTACCAACGAAGAATGGGCGACCCTGCGTGCAGACACGCCCATGACGTTGACCAATGTGGATCTGGAGCGCATCAAGAGCCTTCACGAACCCATTTCTCTGGAAGAGGTTGAGGAAATCTACCTGCCGCTCTCCAGATTGCTCAGCTATTATGTCGAGTTTGCCAAGGGCCTGAACAATGCCACTCAGCATTTTCTTGGCACCAATGAGCCCAAAACCCCCTTCATCATCGGGGTGGCGGGGTCGGTCTCCGTCGGCAAATCGACCACGGCCCGCCTGCTTCAGGCTTTGTTGTCTCGTTGGCCTGCCAGCCCCAAGGTAGATCTGGTGACCACCGATGGCTTCCTGCTGCCAAATGCGGTGCTGAATGCCGAGGACCTGATGCAGCGCAAGGGCTTCCCGGAAAGCTATGATCGCACGGCGATCCTGCAGTTCTTGACCGACATCAAGACCGGCAAGCGCAATGTCCGTGCCCCTGTCTATTCCCACTTCTATTATGACGTGATGCCCGATGAGGCCGTGATCATCGACCAGCCGGACATTCTGATCCTTGAAGGTCTGAACGTCCTGCAAACCGGCCTGCTGCCCAATGATGGCAAGGCGATTCCCTTTGTCTCTGACTTTTTCGACTTCTCAATCTATATCGATGCCGAAGAGGATATGCTGCATCGCTGGTATATCGAGCGCTTCAAGCGCCTGCGTGAAACCGCGTTCCGCGATCCCGGCTCCTATTTCCATCGCTATTCGACACTGACCGATGAGGAAGCCGAGGAGACAGCCAACCGGCTCTGGACGACCATCAACCTGGTCAATTTGCGGGACAATATCTTCCCCACGCGTCCGCGCGCCGATCTGGTCTTGGGCAAGGATGAAACCCACGCCATCAAGACGGTCCTGCTGCGCAAGCTCTAG
- a CDS encoding phosphoribosyl-ATP diphosphatase — MAKFTLSDLEAIIAKRAASKDTNSYTRKLVCKGVGKCAQKLGEEAVESVIAAMKGDKAELTSETADLLYHLLVVLNISGVKLDDVMAELARRTGQTGLEEKAARKPD; from the coding sequence ATGGCCAAATTCACTCTCAGTGATCTCGAAGCGATCATTGCGAAGCGTGCTGCTTCCAAGGACACGAATTCCTACACCCGCAAACTGGTCTGCAAAGGTGTCGGCAAATGCGCCCAGAAGCTGGGGGAAGAAGCGGTGGAATCCGTGATCGCCGCTATGAAGGGCGATAAGGCAGAGTTGACGTCTGAAACTGCAGACTTGCTCTATCACTTGCTGGTTGTGCTGAACATTTCCGGTGTCAAACTGGACGATGTGATGGCCGAGCTGGCCCGCCGCACCGGCCAGACCGGGCTGGAAGAGAAAGCCGCCCGCAAGCCGGACTGA
- the hisF gene encoding imidazole glycerol phosphate synthase subunit HisF codes for MLKARVIPCLDVKDGRVVKGVNFVDLKDAGDPVESAKAYDAAGADELCFLDITASHENRDTIFDVVRRTAEECFMPVTVGGGIRTTDNIRDLLKAGADKVSINTAAVLRREFVKEAAEKFGAQCIVASVDAKRVSKEGEPSRWEIFTHGGRTPTGIDAIEYAQEVVDLGAGEILLTSMDRDGTKIGFDIELTRKIADMITVPVIASGGVGTLDHLVEGVRDGHATAVLAASIFHFGEFSIQQAKAHMAASGIPMRMDMDK; via the coding sequence ATGCTCAAAGCCCGCGTAATTCCCTGCCTTGACGTTAAAGATGGCCGCGTGGTCAAGGGCGTCAACTTTGTCGATCTGAAGGATGCCGGTGACCCGGTGGAAAGCGCCAAGGCCTATGACGCCGCCGGTGCCGACGAATTGTGCTTCCTCGACATCACCGCCAGCCACGAAAACCGTGACACGATCTTTGATGTGGTCCGCCGCACGGCGGAAGAATGCTTCATGCCGGTCACCGTCGGTGGCGGCATCCGCACCACCGACAATATCCGCGACTTGCTGAAAGCCGGGGCCGACAAGGTGTCGATCAACACCGCCGCCGTTTTGCGCCGCGAGTTTGTCAAGGAAGCGGCGGAGAAATTCGGTGCCCAATGCATCGTCGCCTCGGTTGATGCCAAGCGCGTTTCCAAGGAGGGTGAACCATCCAGATGGGAAATCTTCACCCATGGTGGCCGCACACCGACCGGCATTGACGCGATTGAATATGCCCAGGAAGTGGTCGATTTGGGAGCAGGTGAAATCCTTCTAACCTCGATGGATCGCGACGGTACTAAAATTGGTTTCGATATCGAACTAACCCGCAAAATTGCGGATATGATCACCGTTCCTGTGATCGCCTCTGGCGGTGTTGGCACCCTTGATCATCTGGTCGAAGGGGTGCGTGATGGTCACGCAACTGCTGTTCTGGCTGCCTCCATCTTCCATTTTGGTGAATTTTCCATTCAGCAAGCCAAGGCCCACATGGCCGCTTCAGGCATCCCCATGCGCATGGATATGGACAAATAA
- the hisA gene encoding 1-(5-phosphoribosyl)-5-[(5-phosphoribosylamino)methylideneamino]imidazole-4-carboxamide isomerase has protein sequence MIIFPAIDLKDGQCVRLKLGDMDQATIFNDNPGAQAKSFQNQGFEWLHVVDLNGAFAGKSENSAAVESILASTTNPVQLGGGIRDLDGIEHWLDKGISRVILGTVAVRDPALVKEACKLFPGRVAVGIDAKGGKVAVEGWAETSELTVIDLARQFEDAGVSAIIYTDIDRDGILTGLNIDATLELARAVSIPVIASGGLASIDDVKRLVQPDCAILEGAITGRALYDGRLDPSEALALIKTAKEAEK, from the coding sequence ATGATCATCTTTCCTGCAATCGACCTCAAGGATGGTCAATGTGTGCGCCTCAAGCTCGGCGACATGGATCAGGCGACCATTTTCAACGACAATCCCGGTGCACAGGCAAAAAGCTTTCAGAATCAAGGCTTTGAATGGCTTCACGTGGTTGATCTGAATGGCGCTTTTGCTGGCAAGTCCGAGAATAGCGCCGCCGTTGAGAGCATTCTGGCCAGCACCACCAATCCGGTGCAGCTGGGCGGCGGCATCCGCGATCTTGATGGCATCGAGCATTGGCTCGACAAGGGCATCTCCCGGGTGATTCTGGGCACCGTCGCTGTACGCGATCCGGCTTTGGTCAAGGAAGCCTGCAAGCTGTTTCCGGGCCGTGTGGCCGTTGGCATTGATGCCAAGGGTGGCAAGGTGGCCGTCGAGGGTTGGGCCGAAACCTCGGAATTGACTGTGATCGATCTGGCGCGCCAGTTCGAAGATGCAGGCGTTTCCGCGATCATCTATACCGACATTGACCGCGATGGCATTCTGACCGGCCTCAACATCGACGCGACCCTTGAGTTGGCCCGTGCCGTCTCCATTCCGGTGATTGCCTCGGGCGGCCTTGCTTCGATTGACGATGTCAAACGGCTGGTCCAGCCCGATTGCGCCATTTTGGAAGGGGCGATCACCGGTCGCGCCCTCTATGATGGCCGCCTTGATCCGAGCGAAGCACTGGCTTTGATCAAGACAGCCAAGGAAGCGGAGAAGTGA
- the hisH gene encoding imidazole glycerol phosphate synthase subunit HisH, whose translation MRIAIIDYGSGNLCSAAKAFERAAREAGLTGDVAVTSNPEDVRAADRIVLPGVGAYADCRAGLDAVDGMTEALEEAVHKKGKPFFGICVGQQLLADRGLEHGTTNGLGWIAGDVVALEPQDPTLKIPHMGWNTVSVLKDHPLWAGIPTGPDGLHAYFVHSYHMQPTHADDLLATCDYGQTVTAMVGRDNFVGTQFHPEKSQKLGLALISNFLRWRP comes from the coding sequence ATGCGCATTGCGATTATTGATTATGGCTCGGGCAATCTGTGTTCCGCCGCCAAGGCGTTTGAGCGCGCCGCCCGTGAAGCTGGCCTGACCGGCGACGTAGCTGTCACGTCCAATCCGGAGGATGTCCGCGCAGCTGATCGGATCGTCCTGCCCGGCGTTGGGGCCTATGCCGATTGCCGCGCCGGTTTGGATGCGGTGGATGGCATGACCGAAGCGCTGGAGGAAGCCGTTCACAAAAAGGGCAAACCTTTCTTTGGCATTTGCGTCGGCCAACAATTGCTTGCCGACCGGGGGTTGGAGCATGGCACCACCAACGGACTTGGCTGGATTGCCGGCGATGTGGTGGCGCTGGAGCCACAGGATCCAACCCTGAAAATCCCGCATATGGGCTGGAACACCGTGTCCGTTCTGAAGGATCATCCGCTTTGGGCTGGTATTCCGACCGGGCCTGACGGCCTGCATGCCTATTTCGTCCATTCCTATCATATGCAGCCGACCCATGCCGATGATCTGCTGGCCACCTGCGATTATGGCCAGACCGTCACCGCCATGGTTGGTCGGGACAATTTTGTCGGCACCCAGTTCCACCCTGAAAAGAGCCAGAAACTGGGGCTGGCGCTGATTTCGAATTTCCTGCGTTGGAGACCATAA
- a CDS encoding DUF2628 domain-containing protein, whose amino-acid sequence MPSYTIYEKPGLPPHEAIDSAILIKDHYSIFAFMLPAVWMLVKRLWWILLIYILILIPVSALETMLPIWASMLITLLMSLWISLEAPNLIGWSLRNKGYIEVASLYAEDLEHCEHRYVTARLAEAERGATQTPFARSADASASKPLPNQSKSGYVALKDKMRDTGTSEPIIGLFPAPDRSRET is encoded by the coding sequence ATGCCCTCCTACACCATTTATGAAAAGCCCGGCCTGCCCCCTCATGAGGCGATCGATTCGGCGATCCTGATCAAGGATCACTATTCGATCTTCGCCTTCATGCTGCCCGCTGTCTGGATGCTGGTGAAGCGGCTGTGGTGGATCTTGCTGATCTATATTCTCATTCTGATCCCGGTCTCGGCGCTCGAAACCATGTTGCCGATCTGGGCTTCCATGCTGATCACCCTTCTGATGAGCTTGTGGATCAGCCTCGAGGCCCCCAATCTCATCGGTTGGTCCCTGCGCAACAAGGGCTATATCGAAGTGGCAAGTCTTTATGCCGAGGATCTGGAGCATTGTGAGCATCGCTATGTGACAGCAAGACTGGCAGAGGCCGAAAGGGGGGCGACGCAGACCCCATTTGCGCGGTCTGCAGACGCATCTGCCTCAAAGCCATTGCCAAACCAGAGCAAAAGCGGCTATGTCGCGCTCAAGGATAAAATGCGGGACACAGGGACCAGCGAGCCGATCATCGGCCTCTTCCCCGCACCAGACCGGTCCCGGGAGACGTAA
- the hisB gene encoding imidazoleglycerol-phosphate dehydratase HisB yields MRKATINRKTNETDVALSINLDGNGSYKIDTGVGFLDHMIDQLSRHSLIDMDIKVKGDLHVDAHHTTEDVGIALGQALKQALGDKKGITRYADAHLPMDETMTRAAVDVSGRPFLVWDVTFTKDKIGDFDTELFEEFFNAFAQNSGITLHIANLYGRNNHHIAESCFKAVARALRQAIELDPRQADRVPSTKGTLNG; encoded by the coding sequence ATGCGCAAGGCAACGATCAATCGCAAGACCAACGAGACCGATGTCGCCCTGTCCATCAATCTGGATGGCAACGGCAGCTACAAGATCGACACCGGGGTTGGCTTTCTCGACCATATGATTGATCAGCTATCCCGCCATTCGCTCATCGACATGGACATCAAGGTCAAGGGTGATCTTCATGTGGACGCCCATCACACCACCGAGGATGTCGGCATCGCGCTGGGTCAGGCGCTGAAGCAGGCGCTGGGCGACAAAAAGGGTATCACCCGCTATGCCGATGCCCATTTGCCGATGGATGAAACCATGACCCGTGCCGCTGTGGATGTGTCCGGTCGACCTTTTCTTGTTTGGGATGTGACCTTTACCAAGGACAAAATCGGTGATTTCGATACCGAACTGTTCGAGGAATTCTTTAATGCCTTTGCGCAGAATTCCGGCATCACGCTGCATATTGCCAATCTCTATGGTCGCAACAATCACCATATTGCCGAAAGCTGTTTCAAGGCAGTGGCACGTGCCTTGCGCCAGGCCATCGAGCTTGATCCGCGTCAGGCGGACCGGGTGCCCTCCACCAAGGGAACGCTGAATGGCTGA
- the hslV gene encoding ATP-dependent protease subunit HslV produces MSDQSSNVPVWHGTTIVTVRKGGKVVIAGDGQVSLGQTVIKGNARKVRPLGKGNVIAGFAGATADAFTLFERLEAKLEQYPEQLTRACVDMAKDWRTDRYLRRLEAMMIVADKNVSLVLTGTGDVLEPEDGVTAIGSGGNYALAAARALMDTDLDAEAIARKAMGIAADICVYTNGNLTVEVLDADA; encoded by the coding sequence ATGAGCGATCAAAGTTCAAATGTGCCGGTTTGGCACGGCACGACCATTGTAACCGTTCGCAAGGGTGGCAAGGTTGTCATTGCCGGCGATGGACAGGTGAGCCTTGGCCAGACGGTCATCAAGGGCAATGCCCGTAAGGTGCGGCCACTGGGCAAGGGCAATGTGATTGCCGGATTTGCCGGGGCAACCGCCGATGCCTTCACCCTGTTCGAGCGGCTGGAAGCCAAACTGGAACAATATCCCGAACAGCTGACCCGCGCCTGTGTCGACATGGCCAAGGATTGGCGCACGGACCGCTATCTGCGCCGTTTGGAAGCGATGATGATCGTGGCGGACAAGAATGTCTCGCTGGTCCTGACGGGCACTGGCGACGTTCTGGAGCCCGAAGACGGGGTCACGGCGATTGGGTCTGGTGGCAATTATGCGCTGGCTGCCGCCCGTGCCCTGATGGATACCGATCTGGACGCCGAAGCCATTGCCCGCAAGGCGATGGGCATCGCGGCTGACATTTGTGTCTATACCAACGGCAATCTGACGGTGGAAGTGCTTGATGCTGACGCGTGA
- the hslU gene encoding ATP-dependent protease ATPase subunit HslU translates to MTNFSPREIVSELDRFIIGQKEAKRAVAIALRNRWRRQQLDDSLKEEVLPKNILMIGPTGVGKTEISRRLAKLANAPFIKIEATKFTEVGYVGRDVDQIVRDLIESGIMLTRESRRKDVKAKAHGAAEDRVLDALVGPGAGSATRDSFRKKLRDGLLDDKEIEIEVRDSSSPMSNFEIPGMPGGSMGVMNLSDMFGKAFGERTKSRRVSVKESYELLIMEESDKLLDEDQVVSEAISLVENNGIVFLDEIDKICAQDGRGGADVSREGVQRDLLPLIEGTTVTTKYGPVKTDHILFIASGAFHVAKPSDLLPELQGRLPIRVELNALTKDDFRAILTETEANLPKQYSALMATEEVTLSFTDDAIETIADIAVDLNSSVENIGARRLQTVMEKILEDISFEAPDKAGEEVEITGDFVREHIGALAKNTDLSRYIL, encoded by the coding sequence ATGACCAACTTTTCCCCGCGCGAAATCGTGTCCGAGCTGGACCGCTTCATAATCGGCCAGAAAGAAGCCAAACGAGCAGTGGCCATCGCGCTGCGCAATCGCTGGCGTCGGCAACAGCTTGACGACAGCCTCAAGGAAGAGGTTTTGCCCAAGAATATCCTGATGATCGGGCCGACGGGGGTCGGCAAGACCGAGATTTCACGCCGTCTGGCCAAGCTCGCCAATGCCCCCTTCATCAAGATCGAGGCGACGAAATTCACTGAAGTGGGCTATGTCGGGCGTGATGTGGACCAGATTGTCCGCGATCTGATCGAAAGTGGCATCATGTTGACCCGGGAAAGCCGCCGCAAGGATGTGAAGGCCAAAGCCCATGGGGCCGCAGAGGATCGGGTGCTGGATGCGCTGGTCGGTCCCGGTGCGGGCAGTGCGACCCGTGACAGTTTCCGCAAGAAGCTGCGCGATGGGCTGCTGGACGACAAGGAAATCGAAATCGAGGTGCGCGACAGCTCATCGCCGATGTCGAATTTCGAAATTCCCGGCATGCCCGGAGGTTCCATGGGCGTGATGAATCTGTCGGACATGTTCGGCAAGGCCTTTGGTGAGCGCACCAAATCCCGTCGGGTGTCGGTCAAGGAATCCTACGAGCTTCTGATCATGGAGGAATCGGATAAGCTGCTTGATGAAGATCAAGTTGTTTCGGAAGCGATTTCCTTGGTGGAAAATAACGGTATCGTTTTCCTCGACGAGATCGACAAGATCTGTGCACAGGATGGCCGCGGTGGGGCAGATGTGTCCCGTGAAGGGGTCCAGCGCGATCTGCTGCCACTGATCGAAGGCACCACGGTGACGACAAAATATGGCCCGGTGAAAACCGATCATATCCTGTTCATCGCTTCGGGTGCGTTCCATGTGGCCAAGCCGTCCGACCTGCTGCCCGAGCTTCAGGGTCGCTTGCCGATCCGGGTGGAACTGAATGCGCTGACCAAGGACGATTTCCGCGCCATTCTGACCGAAACCGAAGCCAATCTGCCGAAACAATATAGCGCGTTGATGGCCACCGAAGAGGTGACACTGAGCTTCACCGACGACGCAATCGAAACGATCGCCGATATTGCGGTGGACCTGAACAGCTCGGTTGAAAATATCGGAGCTCGCCGCCTGCAAACGGTCATGGAGAAGATTCTGGAAGATATTTCCTTCGAAGCACCGGACAAAGCAGGAGAAGAGGTCGAAATAACCGGTGATTTTGTGCGCGAGCATATTGGTGCTCTGGCCAAAAATACCGATCTGAGCCGCTATATTCTGTAA
- a CDS encoding helix-turn-helix domain-containing protein, which yields MTPFGAKLRRMRQERNISLKEMAERLEVSSAYLSALEHGKRGKPTWFLIQRIIGYFNVIWDEAEELQRLAEISDPNPTVRTAGLDPKATELANLLADRINQLSPDSLDALILQLRAASSRDRGMGSPDLRDQL from the coding sequence ATGACCCCGTTTGGTGCAAAGCTGCGGCGCATGAGGCAGGAACGCAACATTTCCCTCAAGGAAATGGCGGAGCGACTGGAGGTATCCAGCGCCTATCTTTCAGCTCTGGAACATGGCAAACGCGGCAAGCCGACCTGGTTTCTCATCCAGCGGATCATTGGATATTTCAATGTGATTTGGGATGAAGCGGAAGAATTGCAGCGTCTGGCGGAGATTTCGGATCCGAATCCAACGGTTCGCACCGCGGGCCTCGATCCCAAGGCGACCGAGCTGGCCAATCTGCTGGCTGATCGAATCAATCAACTCTCTCCCGACAGTCTTGATGCGTTGATTCTGCAGCTGCGCGCTGCTTCGTCGCGAGACCGGGGCATGGGTAGCCCCGATCTCAGAGATCAGCTCTGA
- a CDS encoding Smr/MutS family protein, with amino-acid sequence MARKPPLNRKDLKLWQKVADTVTPMEGKSAELKALIETIDQPSSMDPTNQPDPNHPVQRRRATKDDMLSLKKAGMGGNGKHRPQPLPPLSPIDRKEKKRIVQGRAFIDARIDLHGMTQREAHSALFGFLRSAHSQGHKHVLVITGKGSRGDAKTYSVGPEKGVLRRVVPKWLSEPEIRSLIVGFEEAHRTLGGAGALHVRLRKRGKSG; translated from the coding sequence ATGGCTAGAAAGCCTCCGCTCAATCGCAAGGATCTCAAGCTTTGGCAAAAGGTGGCTGACACCGTTACCCCGATGGAAGGCAAATCCGCTGAATTGAAGGCTCTTATCGAGACCATCGATCAACCTTCCTCGATGGATCCGACCAATCAACCCGATCCGAACCATCCGGTTCAGCGTCGCCGCGCGACCAAGGATGACATGTTGAGTCTGAAAAAGGCCGGTATGGGGGGCAATGGCAAGCATCGCCCTCAACCGTTGCCGCCGCTCAGCCCGATTGACCGGAAGGAAAAAAAGCGCATCGTTCAGGGGCGTGCCTTCATCGACGCCCGGATTGATCTGCATGGCATGACCCAGCGCGAGGCCCATTCTGCCCTGTTCGGCTTCCTGCGCAGTGCGCACAGTCAGGGCCACAAGCATGTTCTGGTGATCACCGGCAAGGGAAGCCGGGGAGATGCTAAAACCTACTCTGTCGGGCCTGAGAAGGGCGTTCTGCGCCGTGTGGTGCCCAAATGGCTGTCCGAACCGGAAATCCGGTCGTTGATTGTCGGCTTCGAGGAAGCCCATCGTACCCTCGGAGGGGCAGGCGCTTTGCATGTGCGCTTGAGAAAACGGGGCAAATCAGGATAA